From Humidesulfovibrio mexicanus:
CTTCCCCTTTTGCCCTGGCGGGAAACCGCCATCATCGCCAACCTGTACGCCTGCTCCGTGCAGGAGTTCGGTGCGCTTTCCGGCGTGCTTGCCGCAGAGGAAGGCGTGGCCGCGCTTGAGGTCAACGTAAGCTGCCCCAATGTGCAGAGCGGCGGCGCCGCTTTCGGTCAGGACCCGGCACAAATCCGCAAGGTTACCGAGGAAGTCAAAAAGCATGGCGGGGGCAAGCCGGTCATCGTCAAGCTTTCCCCCAACGTAACGGACATTGGCCTGTGCGCACGCGCCGCCCAGGATGGTGGCGCCGATGCCGTGTCGCTCATCAATACCCTGCTCGGCATGGCCGTGGACATCCGCACCCGCAAGCCCAGGCTGGCCAATGTGGTGGGCGGCTTGTCCGGACCGGCCATAAAGCCCGTGGCCCTGCGCTGCGTGCACCAGGCCTGCCGCGCTGTGAAGATTCCGGTCATCGGCATCGGCGGCATCGCAAGCGCAGAGGATGCGCTGGAGTTCATTCTGGTCGGCGCAAGCGCCGTGCAGGTCGGCACCGCAAATTTCCTGCGCCCGGATCAAGCGTTTCGCATCGTGGACGAACTGCCTGACGCCATGCGCATGGCGAAGGTGGAGGATCTGGATGCGCTTCGACGTGGCCTTGTGCTGCCCTAAGGAAGGCCCTCGAAAAAAAACGGCTCTGCCTCGACTTTTTTCTTGCCAGGCATGATGATTCGTATTAATTGCTACGACCTCGCGGAGAGGTGTCCGAGTTGGCCTAAGGAGCACGCCTGGAAAGTGTGTGTACCCTAACGGGTACCGGAGGTTCGAATCCTCTCCTCTCCGCCACTTTTTCAATCCTGGGGAAGCCGGACGGCGGGTTTGCCGTGAACCCCGTCAGACCCGAAAGGGAGCAGCGGTAGCGGTCCGAACCCGGGTGTCCGGTTTCCCTAAAAGAAGGGCGCAGTGATGCGCCCTTCTTTTTTTGCGTCTGGTGCGCCGTGTTTGAAATACGCATTTACATTGTCGGGGATGGATGTTAACTGACTTTGCTTTCGATGAATATGCTCACTAAAGCAAATGGTTAGTTGCGATTATTGGCATAAATAAAATCAGTCTAACGAGGAAGAACATGCGTCTCAAACGCAACCTGCACCACTTGGCCGCAAGCGCGCGCGCCAT
This genomic window contains:
- a CDS encoding dihydroorotate dehydrogenase, which codes for MDLRVEFAGLVLKNPIITASGTFGFGLEFQDFGDIRRLGGIVVKGLSLKPREGNPMPRIVETSCGMLNAIGIQNPGVEAFVRDKLPLLPWRETAIIANLYACSVQEFGALSGVLAAEEGVAALEVNVSCPNVQSGGAAFGQDPAQIRKVTEEVKKHGGGKPVIVKLSPNVTDIGLCARAAQDGGADAVSLINTLLGMAVDIRTRKPRLANVVGGLSGPAIKPVALRCVHQACRAVKIPVIGIGGIASAEDALEFILVGASAVQVGTANFLRPDQAFRIVDELPDAMRMAKVEDLDALRRGLVLP